One segment of Deinococcus multiflagellatus DNA contains the following:
- a CDS encoding histone deacetylase family protein — MTAHPYRAWSPASFTFPLPEGHRFPAYKYEGVRQLLLSHLPVLDTPALGWAEAARLHDPHWLRRWRRGEISAAEERAFGLPWSTGVVERARRAAGGSLAALHDALKVGWGANLAGGTHHAFADRAEGFCLLNDAALLTRHALDSGLAGRVAVLDLDVHQGNGTAALLAGEARAFTLSVHGERNYPFRKERSSLDLGLGDGVTDAEYLNVLRAQVLPALEAFHPDLLLYLAGVDVLAGDRFGRFALTLAGVRERNRMVLRWAKAADIPVVTMMAGGYNKDHALTVEAHASVVLDALDVLG; from the coding sequence GTGACCGCCCACCCCTACCGGGCCTGGAGCCCCGCCTCGTTCACGTTTCCGCTGCCCGAGGGCCACCGCTTCCCGGCCTACAAATACGAGGGCGTGCGCCAGCTCCTGCTGTCCCACCTGCCCGTGCTGGACACGCCGGCTCTGGGCTGGGCCGAAGCGGCGCGCCTTCATGACCCCCACTGGCTGCGCCGCTGGCGCCGTGGCGAGATCAGCGCGGCCGAGGAACGGGCGTTTGGCCTGCCCTGGAGCACGGGCGTGGTGGAACGGGCGCGCCGTGCGGCGGGGGGCTCGCTGGCAGCCCTGCACGACGCCCTGAAGGTGGGCTGGGGTGCGAATCTGGCCGGCGGCACCCACCACGCCTTTGCCGACCGCGCCGAGGGCTTCTGCCTGCTGAACGACGCCGCGCTGCTCACCCGCCACGCGCTGGACAGCGGACTGGCGGGCCGGGTGGCGGTGCTGGATCTGGACGTGCACCAGGGCAACGGCACGGCGGCGCTGCTGGCGGGAGAGGCGCGCGCCTTCACGCTCTCGGTGCATGGCGAGCGCAACTATCCCTTTCGCAAGGAACGGTCCTCGCTGGACCTGGGCCTGGGCGACGGCGTGACCGATGCGGAATACCTGAACGTGCTGCGCGCCCAGGTGCTGCCGGCCCTGGAGGCCTTTCACCCGGACCTGCTGCTGTACCTCGCCGGGGTGGACGTGCTGGCCGGTGACCGCTTTGGCCGCTTTGCCCTGACCCTGGCCGGCGTGCGCGAACGCAACCGCATGGTGCTGCGCTGGGCCAAAGCGGCCGACATTCCCGTGGTCACCATGATGGCCGGCGGCTATAACAAGGACCACGCCCTCACCGTCGAGGCCCACGCCAGCGTGGTGCTTGACGCCCTGGATGTCCTGGGCTAG
- a CDS encoding MFS transporter, producing the protein MSARAPWNRNERLGIANGWAVFLGDGFLSVSVVVTAFAAKLGAPNWVIGLLPAIAAGGWMLPQLLVAARVRALPHKLPVYRSAALVRTATYVAMVLTAALLSHQPALCLTLFILAMSLNALASGVSGLPFLEVVSKTVTPGRRPRFFATRNLYGGLLAFGAGLLVRAILGSDLAFPLNYALIFALGTAAFTFGYWIFGRVDEPPDPPQAPHGTRAELRAIPETLRDGHFRAFLNVRLLLAAGSMAEPFFAVYALRELHYAPAALGVFVMALTGAAPLSNVVWRRVAERKGSRRLIRYATVFAGLAPLWALTVGLLNLSAWAYLGVFLLSSVANQGFNLGHTNHLLNIAPEHARSRYIGTLNTLVGAALFTPVAGGLLADGLGYAPVFVLSALLCAAAWWRCGWLRRDA; encoded by the coding sequence ATGTCGGCCCGTGCCCCCTGGAACCGCAACGAGCGCCTGGGCATTGCCAACGGCTGGGCGGTGTTCCTGGGCGACGGCTTTCTGAGCGTGTCGGTGGTGGTGACCGCCTTTGCGGCCAAGCTGGGGGCGCCCAACTGGGTCATTGGCCTGCTGCCCGCCATTGCGGCCGGGGGCTGGATGCTGCCACAACTCTTGGTGGCCGCCCGGGTGCGCGCGCTGCCCCACAAGCTGCCGGTGTACCGCTCGGCGGCGCTGGTGCGCACGGCCACTTATGTGGCGATGGTGCTCACAGCGGCCCTGCTGAGCCACCAGCCCGCGCTGTGCCTGACCCTGTTCATCCTGGCCATGAGCCTGAACGCCCTGGCCTCGGGGGTATCGGGGCTGCCGTTTCTGGAGGTGGTCAGCAAAACGGTCACCCCGGGGCGGCGCCCGCGCTTTTTTGCCACCCGCAACCTGTACGGCGGCCTGCTGGCCTTTGGCGCGGGGCTGCTGGTGCGCGCCATTCTGGGCTCGGACCTTGCCTTCCCACTGAACTACGCCCTGATTTTTGCGCTGGGCACCGCCGCCTTTACCTTCGGGTACTGGATTTTCGGGCGGGTGGACGAGCCGCCTGATCCTCCCCAGGCGCCCCACGGCACCCGGGCGGAACTGCGCGCCATTCCTGAGACCCTGCGCGACGGGCATTTCCGCGCCTTCCTGAACGTGCGGTTGCTGCTGGCCGCCGGCAGCATGGCCGAGCCTTTTTTTGCGGTGTACGCCCTGCGCGAACTGCATTACGCCCCGGCGGCCCTGGGGGTCTTCGTGATGGCCTTGACGGGCGCCGCGCCCCTGTCCAACGTGGTCTGGCGCCGCGTGGCCGAGCGCAAGGGCTCCCGCCGCCTGATCCGCTACGCCACGGTGTTCGCGGGCCTTGCGCCGCTGTGGGCGCTCACGGTAGGTCTGCTGAACCTGAGTGCCTGGGCTTATCTGGGCGTGTTTCTGCTGTCCAGCGTGGCGAACCAGGGGTTCAACCTGGGCCACACCAACCACCTGCTCAACATTGCCCCGGAGCACGCCCGCAGCCGGTACATCGGCACGCTGAACACGCTGGTGGGCGCGGCGCTCTTTACCCCGGTGGCAGGGGGGCTGCTGGCCGACGGGCTGGGCTACGCCCCGGTCTTTGTGCTCAGCGCCCTGCTGTGCGCGGCGGCGTGGTGGCGGTGCGGTTGGCTGCGGCGGGATGCGTGA
- a CDS encoding amino acid ABC transporter ATP-binding protein has product MIDVRDIHKHFGSFHALRGVSVTVQPGEVVVVIGPSGSGKSTFIRTINALDPHDQGQIMVGGIPLNGRQNLDAIRREVGMVFQSFNLFPHLTVLENITLAPVRVRRQRRPDAEARGLELLRRVGIEEQAHKYPAQLSGGQQQRVAIARALAMDPKVMLFDEPTSALDPEMIKEVLDVMKELARSGMTMLVVTHEMGFAREVADRILFFDQGTIVEDTTPEAFYQNPQHERAKAFLGKILGH; this is encoded by the coding sequence ATGATTGACGTCCGGGACATACACAAGCACTTTGGCAGCTTTCACGCCCTGCGCGGGGTCAGCGTGACGGTGCAGCCCGGCGAGGTGGTGGTGGTCATTGGGCCGTCGGGCAGTGGCAAGAGCACGTTTATCCGCACCATCAATGCGCTGGATCCCCACGACCAGGGGCAGATCATGGTGGGCGGCATTCCCCTGAACGGCCGCCAGAATCTGGACGCCATTCGCCGCGAAGTGGGCATGGTGTTTCAGAGCTTCAACCTGTTTCCGCACCTGACTGTGCTGGAGAACATCACCCTGGCCCCGGTGCGGGTGCGCCGCCAGCGCCGCCCCGACGCCGAGGCGCGCGGCCTGGAGTTGCTGCGCCGCGTGGGGATTGAGGAGCAGGCCCACAAGTACCCGGCCCAGCTGTCCGGCGGCCAGCAGCAGCGCGTGGCCATTGCCCGCGCCCTGGCCATGGACCCCAAGGTGATGCTGTTCGACGAACCCACCAGCGCCCTGGACCCCGAGATGATCAAGGAGGTGCTGGACGTGATGAAGGAACTGGCCCGCAGCGGCATGACCATGCTGGTGGTGACCCACGAGATGGGCTTTGCCCGCGAAGTGGCCGACCGCATCCTGTTTTTTGATCAGGGCACGATTGTGGAAGACACCACCCCTGAAGCCTTTTACCAGAATCCCCAACATGAGCGTGCGAAGGCGTTTTTGGGGAAGATTTTGGGGCACTAA
- a CDS encoding TAXI family TRAP transporter solute-binding subunit, whose translation MKTQTKIAAALLLGTTAVALAQGTTFLTIGSGSTTGVYFPVATGMAKLINDAGDGVRANARSTGGSVFNVNAIASGELDAAIAQNDVVYYAYKGTGLQAFQGKANTKLRTLAVLYPEVLHVVARKDSGIRSIADLKGKRVVIGDLGSGTELTARQVLEAYGLGFDDLGQALRVSPAQGISLMQDKRADALFYTVGVGASAISQIAQTVDVAMVPVSGNQAASLLKKYPFYVRYNIPAKSYKGVGATIPSVAVQATLVSSTAVSEDAVYRTMKAVFGNEGAVRGLHPSLAANFSYEKAVKGLPAPLHPGAVKFFREKGLNVK comes from the coding sequence ATGAAGACGCAGACCAAGATTGCCGCGGCCCTGCTCCTGGGCACCACCGCCGTCGCCCTGGCCCAGGGCACCACCTTCCTGACCATCGGTTCGGGCAGCACCACGGGCGTGTATTTCCCGGTGGCCACCGGCATGGCCAAGCTGATCAACGACGCGGGTGACGGCGTGCGCGCCAACGCCCGCTCCACGGGCGGCAGCGTGTTTAACGTCAACGCCATTGCCAGCGGCGAACTCGACGCCGCCATCGCTCAGAACGACGTCGTGTACTACGCCTACAAGGGCACCGGCTTGCAGGCGTTCCAGGGCAAGGCCAACACCAAGCTGCGCACCCTGGCCGTGCTGTACCCCGAAGTGCTGCATGTGGTGGCCCGCAAGGACAGCGGCATCCGCTCCATTGCCGACCTGAAGGGCAAGCGCGTGGTCATTGGCGACCTGGGCTCCGGCACCGAACTGACCGCGCGGCAGGTGCTCGAAGCCTACGGCCTGGGCTTTGACGATCTGGGTCAGGCGCTGCGTGTCTCGCCCGCCCAGGGCATCTCGCTGATGCAGGACAAGCGCGCCGACGCGCTGTTCTACACCGTGGGCGTGGGCGCCAGCGCCATTTCGCAGATTGCCCAGACTGTGGACGTGGCGATGGTGCCCGTCAGCGGCAACCAGGCCGCCAGCCTGCTCAAGAAGTACCCCTTCTACGTGCGCTACAACATCCCCGCCAAGAGCTACAAGGGCGTGGGCGCCACCATTCCCAGCGTCGCCGTGCAGGCCACCCTGGTCTCCAGCACCGCTGTCAGCGAGGACGCCGTGTACCGCACCATGAAGGCCGTCTTTGGCAACGAGGGCGCTGTGCGCGGCCTGCACCCCAGCCTCGCGGCCAACTTCTCCTACGAGAAGGCGGTCAAGGGCCTGCCCGCCCCGCTGCACCCCGGCGCCGTGAAGTTCTTCCGCGAGAAGGGCCTGAACGTCAAGTAA
- a CDS encoding TRAP transporter permease gives MSDPTRPLSTDPSFSPPGTELSEGERRALEIVEAAETGGRKVEGWQKGLVTLLAVAWCLYQMYAAQVGNIDTLTLRATHLAFAFALAYLVFPFRKTVGRPQTRVPWYDWILGLGATATAVYLIAQYPHIANEQGGLLNSTDVWVGSGMVLLLLLAAWRTIGIAMPIVASVFILYALTGPRGLIRGDLGPQLQLHAGQTWPQVVGQLFANTEGIFGTAIGVSAQIVFLFVLFGSVFDKLGAGDWFMRVAQGLLGGFRGGAAKASIVSSALNGIISGSSVSNVVTGGNITIGTMIRTGYSREKAGAIEVASSSNGQLMPPVMGAAAFIMAQNLNIEYRSLILAAAVPAFLCYSALLVVSHIEALKLGLKGIPRHELPRVRAALASGWYYLLPLGYLIGTLTVNPEATPERVALNTIFVMLVMMFVQEAALAARDGRGVGRGLLDGGRKILEAFEAGARSMIGIAIATAAAGIIVGIVTITGLGFGLADIVQLVSDGFRTLLGGLFGAQVATFGAILIVLVMAQLIALVLGMGLPTTANYILMSALIVPIVAKIAGLDTTNPAQMLPVHMFVFYFGIMADSTPPVALAAFAAAAISGGNPVATGVQAFQYELRTALLAYMMFFNPQLLLIAGGRLNGVGWAEAVPMVLFAFIGLVAFSAATLRFLHRRTNVLQTLLLLIASFILIIPTHVLWNLAALGLIGLVYLWQKAGARREPPTQAPLAA, from the coding sequence ATGAGTGACCCCACCCGACCCCTAAGCACTGATCCCTCCTTCAGCCCCCCAGGCACCGAGCTGTCCGAGGGCGAGCGCCGCGCCCTGGAAATCGTGGAAGCGGCTGAAACAGGCGGCCGAAAAGTCGAGGGCTGGCAAAAGGGCCTCGTGACCCTGCTGGCGGTGGCGTGGTGCCTGTACCAGATGTACGCCGCGCAGGTGGGCAACATTGACACCCTGACCCTGCGCGCCACCCACCTCGCCTTCGCTTTTGCGCTGGCCTACCTTGTGTTTCCGTTTCGCAAAACAGTGGGTCGCCCGCAGACGCGCGTGCCCTGGTACGACTGGATTCTGGGCCTGGGCGCCACAGCCACGGCCGTGTACCTGATTGCGCAGTACCCACACATTGCCAATGAACAGGGCGGGCTGCTGAACAGCACCGATGTCTGGGTGGGGAGCGGTATGGTGCTGCTGCTGCTGCTGGCGGCGTGGCGCACCATTGGCATCGCCATGCCCATCGTGGCCAGCGTGTTTATCCTGTATGCCCTGACGGGTCCGCGCGGCCTCATCCGGGGCGACCTGGGTCCGCAGTTGCAACTGCATGCCGGGCAGACATGGCCGCAGGTGGTGGGCCAGCTGTTTGCCAACACCGAGGGCATTTTCGGCACGGCCATTGGCGTCAGCGCCCAGATCGTGTTTCTGTTCGTGCTGTTTGGCTCTGTTTTCGACAAGCTGGGCGCAGGCGACTGGTTTATGCGCGTGGCCCAGGGGCTGCTGGGGGGTTTCCGGGGCGGCGCGGCCAAGGCCAGCATCGTCAGCAGCGCGCTCAACGGCATCATCTCCGGCAGTTCGGTGTCGAACGTGGTCACGGGCGGCAACATCACCATCGGCACCATGATCCGCACCGGCTACAGCCGGGAAAAAGCGGGGGCCATTGAGGTGGCCAGTTCCAGTAACGGTCAGCTGATGCCGCCCGTCATGGGCGCGGCGGCGTTCATCATGGCCCAGAACCTCAACATCGAATACCGCTCGCTGATTCTGGCGGCGGCGGTGCCGGCGTTCCTGTGCTACAGCGCGCTGCTGGTGGTCTCGCACATCGAGGCGCTGAAGCTGGGCCTGAAAGGCATTCCGCGCCACGAACTGCCCCGGGTGCGCGCGGCCCTGGCGTCGGGCTGGTACTACCTGCTGCCCCTGGGCTACCTGATTGGCACCCTGACCGTGAACCCGGAAGCCACCCCCGAGCGCGTGGCCCTGAACACCATTTTCGTCATGCTGGTGATGATGTTCGTGCAAGAAGCGGCGCTGGCCGCCCGTGATGGGCGCGGGGTGGGGCGCGGCCTGCTGGACGGTGGGCGCAAGATTCTGGAGGCCTTTGAGGCGGGCGCGCGCTCCATGATCGGCATTGCGATTGCCACCGCCGCCGCCGGCATCATCGTGGGCATCGTGACCATCACCGGGCTGGGTTTCGGGCTGGCCGATATCGTGCAACTGGTCAGTGACGGCTTCCGCACGCTGCTGGGGGGTCTGTTCGGCGCTCAGGTGGCCACCTTCGGGGCCATTCTGATCGTGCTGGTGATGGCGCAGCTGATTGCCCTGGTGCTGGGCATGGGCCTGCCCACCACCGCCAACTACATCCTGATGAGCGCCCTGATCGTGCCCATTGTGGCCAAGATCGCGGGATTGGACACCACCAACCCCGCCCAGATGCTGCCGGTGCACATGTTCGTGTTCTACTTCGGCATCATGGCCGATTCCACGCCGCCGGTGGCGCTGGCGGCATTCGCGGCGGCGGCCATCAGCGGCGGCAACCCGGTCGCCACTGGCGTGCAGGCCTTTCAGTACGAACTGCGCACCGCCCTGCTGGCCTACATGATGTTCTTTAATCCCCAGCTGCTGCTGATTGCAGGGGGCCGCCTGAACGGCGTGGGCTGGGCCGAAGCGGTGCCCATGGTGCTGTTCGCCTTTATCGGCCTCGTGGCGTTCAGTGCCGCCACGCTGCGCTTCCTGCACCGCCGCACCAATGTGCTGCAGACCCTGCTGCTGCTGATCGCCTCATTCATTCTGATCATCCCGACCCATGTGCTGTGGAACCTCGCGGCGCTGGGTCTGATCGGGCTGGTGTACCTGTGGCAGAAGGCAGGCGCCCGCCGCGAGCCGCCCACGCAGGCCCCCCTGGCCGCCTGA
- a CDS encoding AI-2E family transporter → MTLPDPGSRTPLRALRDAPSVPELLRRLWAWPVTRLLAYVALAWLALRVVTWTTHTLAGVIVTVVVAYALAFLVNPMLAWLERRRVSRGVGVLLLLTLLVGLLTLLVATLTAQLRGLVESLPYLSLNLKNLLNTALDWLSRVPGTAGLRESLTRTIDEQTARLTTDTGPLLERLVNSGPDVLGTLSSVVGWLGQVAFIITLALYFMFEYQRFGHAVMNLFPRRWQPTLYTLSEDISESFGLFLRGSLLTTLSCAVLATGGLLALGIPNALALGLLSALLNLVPYLGIVAAAALPMLEAIPQGSGKVGAVAVLYFLLNQLLGNVIGPIIMGRSAQLSPAAVLIALLVGLALAGVVGAILAIPLSILAKRWTERYWLRSNLYRGIKGSPAPEEEA, encoded by the coding sequence GTGACCCTTCCTGATCCGGGCTCCCGCACCCCGCTGCGCGCCCTGCGCGACGCCCCATCTGTCCCCGAACTGCTGCGCCGCCTCTGGGCGTGGCCGGTCACGCGCCTGCTGGCTTACGTGGCGCTGGCGTGGCTGGCCCTGCGCGTGGTCACCTGGACCACCCACACGCTGGCTGGCGTGATCGTGACCGTCGTGGTGGCCTACGCCCTGGCCTTTTTGGTGAATCCTATGCTGGCGTGGCTGGAACGGCGCCGCGTCAGCCGGGGCGTGGGGGTGCTGCTCCTCCTCACCCTGCTGGTGGGCCTCCTGACCCTGCTGGTCGCCACCCTGACGGCTCAGCTGCGCGGCCTTGTGGAAAGCCTGCCGTACCTGAGCCTGAACCTCAAAAACCTGCTGAACACCGCCCTGGACTGGCTGTCACGGGTGCCGGGCACGGCGGGCCTGCGCGAAAGCCTGACCCGCACCATTGACGAGCAGACCGCCCGCCTGACCACCGACACGGGGCCGCTGCTGGAACGGCTGGTCAACTCCGGGCCCGACGTGCTGGGCACGCTGAGCAGCGTTGTGGGCTGGCTGGGGCAGGTGGCCTTTATCATCACGCTGGCGCTGTATTTCATGTTCGAGTACCAGCGTTTTGGGCACGCGGTGATGAACCTGTTTCCCCGGCGCTGGCAACCGACGCTGTACACCCTGTCCGAAGACATCAGCGAGAGCTTTGGATTATTTTTGCGCGGCTCGCTGCTCACCACGCTCAGCTGCGCGGTGCTGGCCACGGGGGGCCTGCTGGCGCTGGGCATTCCCAACGCGCTGGCGCTGGGGCTGCTCAGCGCCCTGCTGAATCTGGTGCCGTACCTGGGCATTGTGGCGGCGGCGGCGCTGCCCATGCTGGAGGCCATTCCCCAGGGTTCAGGCAAGGTTGGCGCGGTGGCGGTGCTGTACTTTCTGCTGAACCAGCTGCTGGGCAACGTGATTGGACCCATCATCATGGGCCGCAGCGCCCAGCTGAGCCCGGCGGCGGTGCTGATTGCCCTGCTGGTGGGCCTGGCGCTGGCGGGGGTGGTGGGCGCCATTCTGGCGATTCCGCTGTCTATCCTGGCCAAGCGCTGGACCGAACGCTACTGGCTGCGCAGCAACCTCTACCGGGGCATCAAAGGGTCGCCAGCCCCGGAAGAAGAGGCATAG